In Vicingus serpentipes, the following are encoded in one genomic region:
- a CDS encoding histidine kinase dimerization/phosphoacceptor domain -containing protein encodes MFKLQPIIVTFLLHLMVTLGIAQNWEPLPKGNFIPSTKTIQKARWIEDTPPKYNKKVTETYINLKSTFQGVVKPSNIEPFLFKKHPLLVVEEIPAENSFPFKDVSKLNIKYLDKGHGLFAEEITDITEDKDGLIFLSSSSGLAIYNGNTFKVLKGTNEFELNEIENLFTDSKGLIWIATYHGIAYIKDNQLYIPQNQINDHVWRVREDAKSNIWISTQSDGVYKIGNNNVEHYFDKNLFEESFDTHFDKNDQLWLALPFGIAFLRNDSLFQYKLPTSISSPRCYYEKGNEIWIGTFYGGLQKIRNDSLFYVDAETTSMSVYEIIGDNRGIWFSSYGNGMRLITNQNEVITIDEKDGLTHNGPIYFYIDRFSNIWVSDGQRGFSRIDDNILLHSKENIIIRPINEIEEYENEVWYFYNGDHLKRVINGKRYLYTNKGSKEIPQNRHHIDGCVVGKNEAWLANYNSGVVHLKDEEVAYYRTNESDYENSALNLEFDNLNRLWYLTRSNKLRYFKSDSIYSFDATNFEKYTFQDLLYGKHTNNVYAVSDNHIIVINQEKYKILSYQKKVLAAYENTNGELWVFMEDGVKVYRELKLVQSISINIFKNTIIKSVECISENKFLLATTSGLMELQIQKDKISYKKYNQTNGLNLTNINFIKSIDSNIVVVAGPNKYYYNSLLSAKNHTPPSLKLEKILVNTEEVAFNNIVLQQDQSIEFLFVLINWGNESELKIKLDKNGNSGKWSTHNSSALSLKKLAYGNYRLNLQLTNSISSSDILSINFVVEPYFYQTTWFILLLILCSFIIVFGYFKYRILKAQKTKIALEKTIEENTKQIVIEKNEVVKQLKEKELLLKEVNHRVKNNFQMVSSLLELQVSRAVGQEAKENLQVAISRIKSLALAHHKLYNSENYTGINLKEYVDSIIADLTSATDKNVEFYLDYDYIVNIEKAQALGFIINELITNSIKYAWDKNDTHKNINISMLKEGGIFTFKYADNGKGFDQKVAKIKKQSLGSILIGSFVSRQLMGELKIFNEAGAVTVITFNEEILK; translated from the coding sequence ATGTTTAAGTTACAACCCATAATAGTTACGTTTTTGCTCCATTTAATGGTAACATTGGGTATTGCTCAAAATTGGGAGCCTTTGCCTAAAGGTAATTTTATACCTAGCACTAAAACTATCCAAAAAGCAAGATGGATAGAAGATACGCCTCCAAAATACAATAAAAAAGTTACCGAGACTTATATTAACCTAAAATCTACTTTTCAAGGCGTTGTAAAACCAAGTAATATTGAACCATTTCTTTTTAAAAAACATCCTTTATTAGTAGTTGAAGAGATTCCAGCCGAGAATTCTTTTCCATTTAAAGATGTTTCGAAACTAAATATTAAATACCTTGATAAAGGGCATGGTCTGTTTGCTGAAGAAATAACGGACATTACTGAAGATAAAGATGGATTGATTTTTTTGAGTTCAAGCAGTGGTTTGGCTATATATAATGGCAACACATTTAAAGTATTAAAAGGTACCAACGAGTTTGAATTAAATGAAATAGAGAATTTATTTACTGATTCCAAAGGGTTAATTTGGATAGCAACTTATCATGGTATAGCTTATATAAAAGACAATCAGCTATATATTCCACAAAATCAAATAAATGATCATGTTTGGAGAGTTCGAGAGGATGCAAAATCAAATATTTGGATCTCTACGCAATCAGATGGTGTTTACAAGATAGGTAACAATAATGTTGAACATTATTTTGATAAAAATCTTTTCGAAGAATCTTTCGATACTCATTTTGACAAGAATGACCAATTATGGTTAGCTCTTCCTTTTGGAATAGCATTTCTTAGAAATGATTCATTGTTTCAGTATAAATTACCAACATCCATTAGTTCTCCAAGATGTTATTATGAGAAAGGCAATGAAATTTGGATAGGTACTTTTTATGGTGGATTGCAGAAAATCAGAAACGACTCCCTATTTTATGTAGATGCTGAAACCACATCTATGTCAGTATATGAAATTATAGGTGATAATCGAGGGATATGGTTTTCCTCTTATGGTAATGGAATGAGGTTAATAACAAACCAAAATGAAGTTATTACCATTGATGAAAAGGATGGGTTGACACATAATGGTCCTATTTATTTTTATATCGACAGATTCTCTAATATTTGGGTCTCCGATGGCCAACGTGGATTTTCAAGGATTGATGATAACATTCTATTGCACAGTAAAGAAAACATTATAATTAGACCGATAAATGAGATTGAAGAATATGAAAATGAAGTTTGGTACTTCTACAATGGAGATCATTTAAAACGAGTTATTAATGGAAAGAGATATTTATATACCAATAAAGGTTCGAAAGAAATCCCGCAAAATAGACACCATATTGATGGTTGTGTGGTTGGTAAAAACGAAGCATGGCTAGCCAATTATAATTCTGGGGTTGTTCATTTAAAAGATGAAGAAGTAGCTTATTATAGAACTAACGAAAGTGACTATGAAAATTCAGCTCTAAATTTAGAGTTCGATAATTTGAATAGGCTATGGTACCTAACTAGGTCAAATAAATTGAGGTACTTTAAAAGCGATTCTATTTATTCTTTTGATGCTACTAATTTTGAAAAGTATACTTTTCAAGACTTGCTTTATGGTAAGCATACCAATAATGTTTATGCAGTTTCAGATAACCATATAATTGTTATCAATCAAGAAAAATATAAAATTTTAAGCTATCAGAAAAAGGTGCTAGCTGCATACGAAAATACCAACGGTGAATTATGGGTTTTTATGGAAGATGGTGTTAAAGTGTATCGCGAGCTTAAGTTGGTACAATCAATATCAATCAACATATTTAAAAACACTATTATTAAATCAGTTGAATGTATATCAGAAAACAAATTTTTATTAGCAACTACTTCAGGATTAATGGAGTTGCAGATACAAAAAGACAAAATAAGTTACAAAAAATACAATCAAACCAACGGACTAAATTTAACAAACATCAATTTTATTAAGTCTATTGATAGCAATATTGTTGTAGTTGCAGGTCCAAATAAATATTATTATAATTCACTTTTATCGGCTAAAAATCACACTCCACCTTCGTTGAAACTCGAAAAAATACTTGTTAATACCGAAGAGGTTGCTTTTAATAATATTGTTTTACAACAAGACCAAAGTATTGAATTTCTTTTTGTTTTGATAAATTGGGGGAATGAATCAGAATTAAAAATTAAACTTGATAAAAATGGAAATTCTGGCAAATGGAGTACACATAACTCTAGTGCGCTTTCTTTAAAGAAGCTTGCTTATGGTAATTATCGTTTAAACTTACAATTAACCAACAGCATATCTAGTAGTGATATTCTTTCAATAAATTTTGTTGTTGAACCCTATTTTTACCAAACTACCTGGTTTATTTTGCTGCTAATTTTATGCTCATTTATTATTGTTTTCGGGTATTTTAAATATCGAATACTAAAAGCTCAAAAAACAAAAATAGCTCTAGAAAAAACAATTGAAGAAAACACCAAACAAATTGTTATTGAAAAAAATGAAGTCGTTAAACAATTGAAGGAAAAGGAACTGTTACTTAAGGAAGTGAATCATAGAGTAAAAAATAATTTCCAAATGGTTTCTAGTTTACTCGAATTGCAAGTTTCACGTGCAGTTGGTCAAGAGGCAAAGGAGAATTTACAAGTTGCTATTTCGAGAATTAAAAGTTTGGCATTGGCCCATCATAAACTATACAACAGTGAAAATTATACCGGTATTAATTTAAAAGAATATGTAGATTCCATCATTGCCGATTTAACTTCTGCAACAGATAAAAATGTTGAGTTTTATTTAGACTATGATTACATTGTTAATATCGAAAAAGCTCAAGCGTTAGGTTTTATTATTAACGAATTAATTACCAATTCAATAAAATATGCTTGGGATAAAAACGATACACACAAAAACATTAATATTAGCATGCTAAAAGAAGGTGGTATTTTTACATTCAAATATGCTGATAATGGCAAAGGATTTGATCAGAAAGTTGCCAAAATCAAAAAACAATCATTGGGCTCAATTTTAATAGGTTCATTTGTTAGCCGTCAATTAATGGGTGAGTTGAAAATATTTAATGAAGCAGGAGCTGTAACAGTAATTACGTTTAATGAAGAAATCCTTAAATAA
- a CDS encoding C1q-like domain-containing protein, translating to MKRIILSAIAFAALTFNVWAQSPEAFKYQSVVRDASQNAIPNQAVGMQLTILQGGASGTVVYQETFAPTTNAYGLVNLEIGTGSVVSGTFSTIDWANGPYFIETAMDATGGTSYAVMGTSQLLSVPYALYAKTSGSSIPGPIGPQGPAGNDGAVGPQGPAGADGATGPQGPAGADGATGPQGIAGNDGATGPMGPQGPAGADGATGAQGPIGLTGPAGADGATGPQGPIGLTGPAGATGATGPQGPIGLTGPAGADGATGPQGPIGLTGPAGATGATGATGPQGPAGADGVGIAQTLSYDATTNNLAISSGNSVSLNKNCAFMAYQGVNLPVTGGVNVPIPFSTEDFDLGNNFNSSTGVFTAPANGIYQFNVGTYKGEGPGTRHAIQVFKNNVFIYSLEYWFCETGNNNVRNGSFLINLNANETIYIAASQSANTTLFSGRSSFFSGFRVQ from the coding sequence ATGAAAAGAATTATACTATCGGCAATTGCATTTGCCGCATTAACATTTAATGTATGGGCACAAAGCCCAGAGGCATTTAAATACCAATCGGTTGTAAGAGATGCTTCGCAAAATGCAATACCTAACCAAGCAGTAGGTATGCAACTAACTATACTACAAGGAGGTGCATCGGGAACTGTTGTTTATCAAGAAACTTTTGCTCCAACAACTAATGCATATGGTTTAGTAAACTTAGAAATAGGAACTGGATCAGTAGTAAGTGGAACATTTTCTACTATTGACTGGGCTAATGGACCATATTTTATTGAAACAGCAATGGATGCAACAGGAGGAACATCTTACGCTGTAATGGGAACATCACAATTATTAAGCGTTCCTTACGCTTTGTATGCAAAAACTTCTGGCAGCTCAATACCTGGTCCAATAGGTCCACAAGGTCCTGCTGGTAATGATGGAGCGGTAGGTCCTCAAGGTCCTGCTGGTGCTGACGGTGCTACTGGTCCACAAGGTCCTGCTGGTGCTGACGGAGCAACTGGTCCACAAGGTATTGCTGGAAATGACGGTGCAACAGGTCCAATGGGACCACAAGGACCTGCTGGTGCTGATGGTGCTACAGGTGCTCAAGGTCCAATAGGTTTAACTGGTCCTGCTGGTGCAGATGGTGCAACTGGCCCACAAGGTCCAATAGGTTTAACTGGTCCTGCTGGTGCTACTGGTGCTACTGGCCCACAAGGTCCAATAGGTTTAACTGGTCCTGCTGGTGCAGATGGTGCAACTGGCCCACAAGGTCCAATAGGTTTAACTGGTCCTGCTGGTGCTACTGGTGCTACTGGTGCAACTGGCCCTCAAGGTCCTGCTGGTGCAGATGGTGTTGGTATTGCTCAAACATTATCGTATGACGCTACAACCAACAATTTAGCGATTAGCTCAGGTAACTCAGTTAGTTTGAACAAAAATTGTGCTTTTATGGCTTATCAAGGAGTTAATTTGCCTGTAACAGGTGGGGTTAATGTACCAATTCCATTTAGTACTGAAGATTTTGATTTAGGTAACAACTTCAATTCATCTACAGGTGTATTTACTGCACCAGCTAATGGTATTTATCAGTTTAATGTAGGAACCTATAAAGGTGAAGGACCAGGCACTAGACATGCTATACAAGTTTTTAAAAATAATGTTTTCATTTACTCATTAGAATATTGGTTTTGTGAAACAGGAAATAACAATGTAAGAAATGGAAGTTTTTTAATTAATTTAAATGCAAATGAAACTATTTATATTGCAGCTAGTCAATCTGCAAATACTACATTATTTTCTGGAAGAAGTAGTTTTTTCTCAGGGTTTAGAGTACAATAA
- a CDS encoding tetratricopeptide repeat-containing sensor histidine kinase yields MSQLILVIILISSTAFGSDFLINSKIDSLSHLIKENEHDTLKVKALIALSEILYISDLDTVINLSEEVTLICNANLENDLIASERRSFLMAKSAAYNNIGFIYDDKGDVIKALEYYHKSLSIREELDDKKGIAVSLNNIGIIYIKQGEPEQALEYYLKSLKVKQQLEDYKSMATSLNNIAAVYKELGNPEKAIEYYTKSLLIREEIKDEKGIAVTLNNIGTLYKDRGSLDTALNYYAKALDIREKIGDDRGLTNTLSNIGRVAFLKENYLQAEKYGIKALDVANNLGYLERIKDASYLLSEVYEQQKKWEKAFEMKSLYILIKDSVKNKKTELELIKQKSKYDLEKVIKEKEILTKENDIKTLLNAKNRTLAIAFILAFILALAIIFFIYRENKKKDLINNLLSKQKEDALKQNDDKIVLLKEIHHRVKNSLQVVSSLIRLQSSEVDDVKVVKMFEETQNRVLSIAKLHEQLYSSENLKEIDIKQHFLPLINDLVEEYKVATKIDLDLNIVEVKMGAETLVPLGLIINEMISNSLKYAFKDRDTGVIKIHINYIEKKTYEMIIGDNGIGMSKDFNFENSNSLGTQLIQIFTEQLNGSIERLKEEGTVFRIIFEKQEK; encoded by the coding sequence ATGTCTCAATTAATATTGGTTATAATTTTAATTTCTTCAACTGCTTTTGGCAGTGATTTTTTAATCAATTCTAAAATTGACTCTCTATCCCATTTAATTAAAGAAAATGAGCATGATACATTAAAAGTAAAGGCTCTAATTGCGTTGTCAGAAATATTATATATTTCTGATTTAGATACGGTAATAAATTTGAGTGAAGAAGTTACTCTTATTTGTAATGCTAATTTAGAAAATGATTTAATTGCTTCAGAACGAAGAAGCTTCTTAATGGCAAAATCTGCAGCTTATAATAACATTGGGTTTATTTACGATGATAAAGGAGATGTTATAAAAGCACTAGAATATTATCATAAATCACTTAGTATAAGAGAGGAATTAGATGATAAAAAAGGTATAGCAGTTTCATTAAATAATATTGGAATTATTTACATTAAACAGGGTGAACCAGAACAAGCACTAGAATATTATTTAAAATCTTTAAAAGTAAAACAACAATTAGAAGATTATAAAAGTATGGCTACCTCTTTAAATAATATAGCAGCAGTTTATAAAGAATTGGGTAACCCGGAAAAAGCAATTGAATATTACACAAAATCATTATTAATACGTGAAGAAATTAAGGATGAAAAAGGTATTGCTGTCACTCTAAATAATATAGGAACATTATATAAAGATCGTGGTAGTTTAGATACTGCGTTAAATTACTATGCGAAAGCTTTAGATATTCGAGAAAAAATTGGTGATGATAGAGGTTTAACAAATACATTATCAAACATCGGAAGGGTTGCATTTTTAAAAGAAAATTACCTGCAAGCAGAAAAGTATGGTATTAAGGCATTAGATGTCGCAAATAATTTGGGCTATTTAGAAAGGATAAAGGATGCTTCTTATTTACTGAGTGAAGTATACGAACAACAAAAAAAATGGGAGAAAGCTTTTGAAATGAAAAGTCTCTATATTTTAATTAAAGATAGTGTTAAGAATAAGAAAACAGAGTTAGAATTAATTAAGCAAAAATCTAAATACGATTTAGAAAAAGTAATTAAAGAAAAAGAGATATTAACTAAAGAAAATGACATCAAAACATTGCTTAATGCTAAAAATAGAACTTTAGCTATAGCCTTTATTTTAGCTTTTATTTTAGCCTTGGCAATTATATTTTTTATTTATAGAGAAAATAAAAAGAAAGATTTAATAAATAATTTACTTAGTAAACAGAAAGAAGATGCTCTCAAGCAAAATGATGATAAAATTGTTTTACTAAAAGAAATACATCATAGAGTTAAAAATAGCTTACAAGTTGTTAGTAGTTTAATTCGATTACAATCAAGTGAAGTTGATGATGTAAAAGTTGTTAAAATGTTTGAAGAAACTCAGAATAGAGTATTGTCTATTGCGAAATTACATGAACAGTTATATAGTTCAGAAAATTTGAAAGAAATAGATATTAAACAACATTTTTTACCATTGATAAACGATTTGGTTGAAGAGTATAAGGTTGCGACTAAAATCGATTTAGATTTAAATATTGTTGAAGTGAAAATGGGAGCAGAAACTTTAGTCCCATTAGGTTTAATTATAAATGAAATGATTTCAAACTCTTTAAAGTATGCATTTAAAGATAGAGATACTGGAGTAATAAAAATACATATTAATTATATAGAAAAAAAGACCTATGAAATGATCATAGGCGATAATGGTATTGGGATGTCTAAAGATTTTAATTTTGAAAATTCTAACTCTTTAGGGACTCAGTTAATACAGATATTTACCGAACAATTAAATGGCTCAATTGAGAGGTTGAAAGAAGAAGGAACTGTTTTTAGAATCATCTTTGAAAAACAAGAAAAGTAA
- a CDS encoding universal stress protein, which yields MLAKTNKILVPIDFSDQSLIALSQSYNLAQKIDAEIILLYVIEEVNPMIKRLYKELNGIHDAVLNNLKNLAEEKSKATGLKIDVEIEEGKIYSKIIEVAKKLDVTFIIMGTRGGEGSKFIGSNANKVVKTAPCPVITIKGKEHNQGCERIVLPLDLSKETRDKVNQAILFAKLFKAEIFIVSILLTGKEDVVNTLKDQLVIVKHHIEREGIQCIAEVVKILKSEESLSNAVIKYAEKNSADLIMIMTQQENEIKQLFIGSKAKEVIKNSEIPVLSIKPSANDRIEIS from the coding sequence ATGTTAGCTAAAACAAATAAAATATTAGTACCCATTGATTTTTCGGATCAATCTTTAATTGCACTTTCACAATCTTATAATTTGGCTCAAAAAATTGACGCTGAAATTATTTTGCTTTATGTTATCGAGGAAGTAAATCCGATGATTAAAAGATTGTATAAAGAGTTAAATGGTATTCATGATGCAGTTTTAAACAACTTAAAAAATCTAGCAGAGGAAAAATCGAAAGCAACAGGCCTTAAGATAGATGTTGAAATTGAAGAAGGAAAAATCTATTCAAAAATTATTGAAGTAGCTAAGAAACTTGATGTTACTTTTATAATAATGGGAACTAGAGGTGGTGAAGGATCAAAATTTATAGGTAGTAATGCTAATAAAGTAGTTAAAACAGCCCCTTGTCCAGTAATTACAATTAAAGGTAAAGAACATAATCAAGGTTGTGAAAGAATAGTTTTACCCCTTGATTTAAGTAAGGAAACTAGAGATAAAGTAAATCAAGCTATATTATTTGCGAAATTGTTTAAGGCTGAAATTTTTATTGTTTCTATTCTTTTAACAGGAAAAGAAGACGTAGTAAATACACTAAAAGATCAATTAGTTATTGTTAAACATCATATAGAAAGAGAAGGTATTCAGTGTATAGCAGAGGTAGTTAAAATTTTAAAAAGCGAAGAATCGTTGTCGAACGCAGTAATTAAATATGCCGAAAAAAATAGTGCAGATTTAATTATGATTATGACGCAACAAGAAAATGAAATTAAGCAGTTATTTATTGGTTCTAAAGCAAAAGAAGTGATTAAAAACTCTGAGATACCAGTGTTGAGTATAAAGCCTTCAGCAAATGATAGGATAGAAATTAGTTAA
- a CDS encoding shikimate kinase has translation MKLIQHKIFLLGFMGCGKSTLGKKLANKLGFQFFDLDKCIEEKVQMSITDIFKTKGEEQFRKLESDELINILNSNDNYVVALGGGAPCFNENMDLINNSGTSIYLKYNEGILASRLINAKAERPLIVNKTKEELIDFIAKLLKEREQYYLKSKLVIEGTNITVNEVTDLLFKDS, from the coding sequence ATGAAACTAATTCAACATAAAATATTTTTACTCGGTTTTATGGGCTGTGGTAAATCTACCCTTGGTAAGAAGTTGGCAAATAAATTAGGATTTCAATTTTTCGATTTGGATAAATGTATTGAAGAAAAAGTTCAAATGTCAATAACCGATATATTTAAAACTAAAGGTGAAGAGCAGTTTAGAAAATTAGAATCTGATGAGCTAATTAACATCCTTAACTCTAACGATAATTATGTAGTTGCATTGGGAGGAGGAGCACCTTGTTTTAATGAAAATATGGATTTAATAAACAACTCTGGTACATCTATATATTTAAAATATAATGAAGGTATTTTAGCATCAAGGCTTATTAATGCTAAAGCTGAACGTCCATTAATTGTAAATAAAACGAAAGAAGAATTAATTGACTTTATTGCTAAACTATTAAAAGAAAGAGAGCAATATTATTTAAAAAGTAAACTAGTTATAGAAGGTACTAATATTACAGTAAATGAAGTAACAGATTTACTTTTCAAGGATAGCTAA
- a CDS encoding SDR family oxidoreductase: MKNKVIIITGASSGIGKACAEKFGAMGAKVVLAARNINNLNEAATQLQKLNIDLLAVQCDVSKKEDCEKLINETVSKYGKVDVLINNAGISMRALFNDTDLSVIERVMNINFWGTVYCTKYALPYLLQSKGSVVGVSSIAGYLGLPARTGYSASKYAMQGFLDALRTENLKTGLHVMVACPGFTASNIRNTALSSDGSAQGESPRKEEKMMTAEEVANYIYKGVSSRKRTLVLTTEGKLAVFLGKLFPKFIEKQVFNKMAKEPDSPIK; encoded by the coding sequence ATGAAAAATAAAGTTATAATAATAACAGGGGCTTCTTCAGGAATAGGAAAAGCTTGTGCCGAAAAATTTGGTGCAATGGGAGCAAAGGTTGTTTTGGCAGCACGGAATATTAATAATCTAAATGAGGCCGCAACTCAGTTGCAAAAATTAAATATAGACTTGTTGGCTGTTCAATGTGATGTGTCGAAAAAAGAGGATTGCGAAAAGTTAATTAATGAAACAGTTTCTAAATATGGAAAGGTAGATGTGTTGATTAATAATGCAGGTATTTCTATGCGAGCTTTATTTAACGATACAGATTTAAGTGTGATAGAGCGAGTAATGAATATAAACTTCTGGGGAACAGTATATTGCACTAAATATGCGTTACCTTATTTATTACAAAGTAAGGGTTCGGTTGTTGGTGTATCATCTATTGCAGGATATTTAGGCTTACCAGCTCGAACGGGCTATTCTGCATCTAAATATGCAATGCAAGGTTTTTTGGATGCATTAAGAACAGAGAATTTAAAAACAGGCTTGCATGTAATGGTTGCTTGCCCAGGTTTTACAGCTTCAAATATTAGAAATACAGCATTATCTTCTGATGGAAGTGCTCAAGGAGAGTCTCCTCGTAAAGAAGAAAAAATGATGACTGCAGAAGAAGTAGCAAATTACATTTACAAAGGAGTTTCTAGTCGTAAACGAACATTGGTGTTAACCACTGAAGGGAAGTTGGCTGTTTTTTTAGGAAAACTGTTCCCTAAATTTATAGAAAAACAGGTGTTTAATAAAATGGCAAAAGAACCTGATTCGCCAATAAAATGA
- a CDS encoding T9SS type A sorting domain-containing protein, translating into MKKKIIPIGLFLLTASVNAQEVISTQGDSYSNGGNSIDFTIGEPVTETVSDGTNDLTQGFHQTNLTITLVEDLDLDFSVEVYPNPATDFINLSLENYNGFTLHLFDVTGKILNQSTLKSPKTSVNVSEYPKGMYLLTLTNQKDKKIKTYQIIKK; encoded by the coding sequence ATGAAGAAAAAAATAATTCCTATTGGGTTGTTTTTACTAACTGCATCGGTCAATGCACAAGAGGTAATTTCAACTCAGGGAGATAGTTATAGTAACGGTGGAAATTCAATCGATTTTACGATTGGCGAGCCAGTTACTGAAACTGTTTCAGATGGAACAAACGATTTAACCCAAGGGTTTCATCAAACAAATTTGACCATTACTTTAGTAGAGGATTTAGATTTAGACTTTTCGGTAGAAGTTTATCCAAACCCAGCTACAGATTTCATTAATCTTTCATTAGAAAACTACAATGGGTTTACTTTACATCTTTTTGATGTAACGGGAAAGATTTTAAATCAATCTACATTAAAGTCTCCAAAAACGAGTGTTAACGTTTCAGAATATCCAAAAGGGATGTATTTGTTAACATTAACAAATCAAAAAGACAAAAAAATAAAAACGTATCAAATCATAAAAAAATAA
- a CDS encoding nucleoside phosphorylase produces the protein MEKIAESELVLNPDNSIYHLKLHPHQIANDIIVVGDPQRVKLISDKFDFIEFKVENREFVTHTGEYNGKKITVLGTGIGTDNIDIVLNELDALVNIDLESRTIKENKTSLNIVRIGTCGALQENIAVNDFIVSEYALGMDGLLNFYDHNFSKEENNLLEEFYNQTNYSQKLAQPYFIKSSEKLHNLFKDYCHTGITATASGFYGPQGRKLRINLKEPLINEKLQAFNVNNLRVNNFEMETSAIYGLSAILGHNACTVCVAIANRFTKKFSKDYHTPLNNLIDLVLLKLTE, from the coding sequence ATGGAAAAAATAGCGGAGTCGGAACTTGTATTAAACCCAGACAATAGTATTTATCATTTAAAATTACATCCTCACCAAATAGCCAACGATATAATCGTTGTTGGTGACCCTCAAAGAGTAAAATTAATTTCAGACAAGTTTGATTTTATTGAATTTAAAGTTGAAAATAGAGAATTTGTAACACATACAGGTGAATACAATGGTAAAAAAATTACTGTTTTAGGAACTGGCATTGGAACAGATAATATTGATATTGTATTAAATGAATTGGATGCTTTAGTTAATATCGATTTAGAGAGTAGAACAATTAAAGAAAATAAAACCTCCTTAAATATTGTAAGAATAGGAACTTGTGGTGCTCTTCAAGAAAATATAGCAGTAAATGATTTTATTGTTTCTGAATATGCACTTGGTATGGATGGTTTATTAAATTTTTACGACCATAACTTTTCAAAAGAAGAGAATAATTTACTAGAGGAATTTTACAACCAAACCAATTATTCTCAAAAATTAGCTCAACCCTATTTTATTAAATCTTCAGAAAAGTTACACAACTTATTTAAGGATTATTGCCACACTGGAATAACAGCTACAGCTTCAGGTTTCTATGGACCACAAGGAAGAAAATTAAGAATTAACTTAAAGGAACCTTTAATTAATGAAAAATTACAGGCATTTAATGTAAATAATTTACGTGTAAATAATTTTGAAATGGAGACCTCAGCTATCTATGGTTTGTCTGCCATTTTAGGACACAACGCCTGCACTGTATGTGTTGCTATTGCTAATCGTTTTACTAAAAAGTTTAGTAAAGATTACCACACACCACTCAACAATTTAATAGACTTAGTGCTACTTAAGTTAACAGAATAG
- a CDS encoding transglutaminase-like domain-containing protein: MAEPEIQALISLLDDPDTDIYQEIKTKIISYGDNIIPHLEYAWETSLDHLLQQRVEEIIHHLQFSVIKDALINWKINNSNNLLEGAIIAAKYQYPDLAPNTITDYISKLTQDVWLDLNDNLTALEKVKVLNHIIFEVHGFNGNVKNINSPQNSYINNVIESKKGNPITLAVIYLSVCQKLNIPIYGVNVPAHFILGFAEETNNVLFYLNVFNKGSVFSKNDIDKFLEQLKKEPKKEYYIPCDNITTIKRLLQHLVYTYDNLGYPDKKEELAELLAILEK, encoded by the coding sequence ATGGCTGAACCAGAAATACAAGCTTTAATCAGTTTACTTGATGATCCTGACACGGATATTTATCAAGAAATTAAGACTAAGATTATTTCTTACGGGGATAATATTATACCTCATTTGGAGTATGCCTGGGAAACTTCTTTAGACCATCTTTTACAACAAAGAGTTGAAGAAATCATACATCATCTTCAATTTAGTGTCATTAAAGATGCACTAATTAATTGGAAGATTAATAACTCCAACAACTTGCTTGAGGGAGCAATTATTGCCGCAAAATACCAATACCCTGATTTAGCCCCAAATACAATTACAGACTATATTAGTAAGTTAACACAAGATGTTTGGCTCGATTTAAACGATAATTTAACTGCTCTTGAAAAAGTTAAAGTTTTAAATCATATCATTTTTGAAGTGCATGGATTTAATGGTAATGTTAAAAATATAAACTCTCCACAAAATTCGTACATCAATAATGTAATTGAATCGAAAAAAGGAAACCCAATTACACTCGCGGTTATTTATTTGAGTGTTTGCCAAAAGCTCAATATTCCTATTTATGGAGTTAATGTTCCAGCTCACTTTATTTTAGGCTTTGCCGAAGAAACTAATAACGTTTTATTTTACCTAAATGTGTTTAATAAAGGCTCTGTTTTTTCAAAAAACGACATCGATAAATTTTTAGAGCAATTAAAAAAAGAACCTAAAAAGGAATATTACATCCCTTGTGATAACATTACAACAATAAAGCGATTGTTACAGCATTTAGTTTATACTTACGATAACTTAGGTTATCCTGATAAAAAAGAAGAATTAGCTGAGTTGTTAGCTATCCTTGAAAAGTAA